From the genome of Perca fluviatilis chromosome 8, GENO_Pfluv_1.0, whole genome shotgun sequence:
ATctgataaaattgcgattaattctgcagccctattttaaacaaatgGGAGTGTTTATGGGAGAAGGCATGTTGTTGTTGATCCTCTGCTCTTGATTCTTACTCCCTCTAGAGGGAGTCAGAGCCAACAAATCCATGAAATATCTTTCAAGGGAGGCATGAGATGAATCTAAAGGAGATTTTGAAGACTATACAgcaccagtcaaaagtttggacacgcttTCCCATGAGAAAGTCACACAGGCAAGTCACAAAAACCTGTACAGACCGAGGTGAAATTTCTAGGATTTCTCATGATGTAAATCCAATAGTTCCCACTTCCATCTGTTACGGACAATATTGATTTTCCATTGCAAGCATCAAAGTGGAATCAAGATGTCCACAACGACAATCTCAGTGGGAGAGGAATGTAAGTCGTAGGCACCGGACTGGAACAGGGCACCACAGCTAATCACTCTGATCtcattttattaaatatattcCCAAAGCTGGGTTAGGGCTGGATGTTTGATCAATTCTCTGCTCCCTTCTTTTATTAGCAACGAGCCACTGCCTCTACCCACTGCGTTAAATTATTCAATTGGGCCTGCTTTGTTGTTAATAGCAGTGATCATTCTTGCTTAAACGGCATAATGTATGCGCTGACAGCCAACAGTGATACAAACCCGTCCCGAGGGACACAAATCTATCAGTGGCGAGAGAGTCTATCTGCCACATTAGAGATTTCAGGCACCAGTGAAGCATGGGCAAGTAAAATACACTCAACATCAGGGGCCTATGGGAAAGGCTCGTTCCACAAGGCCACAGACATAAATGATCAAGCCACCGCTCTATACCTGACTCCCAGTGAAATAAAGCTGATATCAAATGGCCAGCGTTGAGCCTCCTCTCTGGGATTTTAAAtgattgggggaaaaaagcccACCTTATATACTTGTTCTGACTTTAGGCCCAGCAAGACAAGCAGGATGTTGTTATTTATGCTGCATAGTTCAGAGAAATGAACAAAGATTAAAAGATAAGAGTAGAGGGATTATTCCTGATTTAGACACGCTGTGCCAAGAACACCAAATTCGACTATTCTTTGAATCAATGTGcactatttttatatttaacaagATTCGTCTCACTCAAACAGTCTATATTGCATGCTAATTTGGAATGAGCGACtgaaggttttgtttttttttgtgtttaactTTCTGCAGTTGCCTGGAGTTCTTTTCCATGTAGCCGGGTTGTTTACCCATCCCCCACCCGGGTCCTGTCAACACTGCCGGCCTCGTGGGTAGGAAGAGGTCAAAATGCCAAAGGGTCATTATTGTGTCCGGGAttctggccttttttttttcctttctgttaACGTCATCATTACTACTGCacaggggcggggctagaaggggggcatGGGGTTGcatcgccccccccccctgaaatatgattgcccccccccccactccccccaATCCATTGgactagagtgctgtcaatctgacagtTTTGaattccattggatcagagtactgtcacttggctgcctgttctgccattCTTCCCAggccttgtcacatgaccaattaatgtttccatgatgactatccaaaattctggTACcatggaatacattttttttttttttaaagtggcagaCTTACCTAAAGAAAGGTGTATTGTATTCGCATATACAATTGGTTTGAAATGGAAACAAGTGAAATGAATAATGAACGTGATATTTTGTATGATGTGATATTCtatgttatgttttatttagcagaattacattgtgttgttctaacCTATCGAacatttcctatatttctaagcagattttctatgccgTATTCTTTTACGTTTCTTCCTTCGGATCCATTTGCGATCGATTCCATTCTGAATAGACAAACAACGCAGTTTGcatgcttcgtccttgttgcattattcattaagataattctaaacagatttaTGTAGTTCAAACAATtcggaattgtagttgagaacgtcagttataaccagtccttccagaaaaatgcagattttttttgtgattgttgcgggcaaaaatccttgattatgcggcacgttttcttaaaaaatgcgatggaatacgCGGGacatttatgcaattttatgcgatgaaattgcgggaacttgcaaaaactgcagtttgatgaaagagagaaaaaaaagtgattcccccaacaccctgcttttcgatgatgttcacgtcgcgtaattacgtcactccataacgttcccatggcaacaggggaaaatggctgctctgccacatttttcaactttctgctaagatatatgtgacttttttgcaacgaaaatgcggggattatgaaatcatgcaagccctgcttatttttgcgtggaaatcagcaatttatgcggcgaaagtgcgccgtatttgaaaaaatgcggcccccgcataaatatgcggactttggctgattatgcattgaatcatgcgatcgcataatcacgtttttctggagggactgtataacagcccacgtattaaaaaattgttgggtttaaatcgggcttgggctcataattacagttaatgtgtcgggccggcctgggctcggacacaacgtgcacaggctcgggtagggtcgggcttgatttttttgggcccgatctaagctttTCTTTGAAGCGTCAGATCCAAATGAAAGCACAAAGAAGAAGACTAGTGCTACAGTACAGTTTCGAGTCAATTGCCATATGTTTACAGTATGCCCCATATGGCAAATACATATCAATACAGGCCTTTTAATGTGAATTTAGACTATACATTTAACCATATAAAATATGGACTTTCTTTTTACCACTAGCTTTATAATCTACAGACCAACATTTCCCCAAGTCAGTTCAGCCTACTggctatattaaaataaatcacGCTGATATGCACATCTTCATACATCTGCTAAAAAGAATGTGACTGAATTCCCTCCACTCTCTGTGTAAACTCCTGCCATATGCTGAAAAAGCTAAATGTTTTTCATTAGTGGTTGCTTAAACTGGTTTGAAAACTGGGGCGGGGAGGAGTTGAGAAAAAAAGATGGCTGTGAACCACAGCACTCCTCCctcacacatgcagaagattcaTTCCAATGTGATATGATGAGAGCAAGCACTTCACGCTGTTCGCCCATTAAACTTGAAGCTGCTAAATGTTTCGCTGAAATGTTAGGAGGATATTCAACCACCATCTCTAATCCTAACTGACCATGTGACTCCCACAAGAGCCGGGGCGAAACCATATCACACGGCGCACtgcatctgaaaaaaaaaaataaagtaaaaaaatacacCACAGCTTTGAATGTCATGACTTTCCTGATAATGATCAGATGTTCTTAAGCTCTCCCTTTAAACAATTTAAAGGCGAGCCTCGCCACAAAACACTGAGCACGCTTGAGTCAATAACCCAGTTAGCAGAaaggaaagtaaaacaaattcaATTCTTGACTTATTTAATAGGGGATTTGGCGTGACAGGTCAGGGGGTGTAATCCAGGAGATTGGACACTGATTCTTTAATCGAGTGGCTTGACAGTTCATCTCATTCCCTTCTTCCCCGATTTTGCTCTTGTTAGAGGGTCTCCCTTGTGTAGCACTGAATATCAATCGCCCATTCCTCTGCTGGTTCAACCCCCCTCAacccccgcacacacacaccccacaccccACTGTCTTTAACGTCTGCTGTATGGAAACCAGATGGAGATGGGGAGTACAGTACATCAATAAGCTAAGGATCCTGCTTTTCCTCCATGGCTGAGAGAGTAATGCAGCATTCATTAACAATACCTCATTCATTAGCCAATAGAAAACGACCCAGTCATTGCTTAAAGAAACATTGAGCCTGCTTATCAGGAAATTGGCAAAGGCAGGCTAATGAAACCTCTGAATGGTGGAAAAAGGGCAGCAGTCTGATGGCTGTGTGCCATGTTCAGGTCCCAGCGGTGCAGTGGATCTCTCATGGTCGGTTTGAATCTGCAGAGGCTGCTTGTTTCTGCGCCCTGCCTCTGAGACCCAGGTTTTTGTCTAGATAAAGCCATGAGGGTGACTCTGCTGTTGCTTATAAAAACTGCACCATCCTAGAAACACTATGGtagaaaatagaagaaaaaaaacctttcaCATTCAACACCAGCAATATATGCCCGCTAAAAGAAGCCAAGAAAGTGTAGTGTGCTGACTATAAAGGTCCACTTTGTGCGTTACTTGAGATGAGTGCTGACGGGATAGTGTCTCTGTCACCAGTAGTTTAAAGAAACGTCTTATCTGTCTTTGGAGTACTTATTGTCATGGTACATCCTCAAATGCAAGTTTAACGCATCCAAATTGTAGCGTTCTGTGTAGAGAGAAACACATTTCTGCGCTTCATGAACAGATGGCTTTATCCCACTTCCTGGATTCAAAGCATGTATTGACAGTTCAGCATGCAAACATACTCCCCACTCCAATACTAAATGAAAATCCCCATACCTCCTTCTTATCCTCTGCTCCACACCAAACATACGAGCACACACgcatgtccaaaaaacacacattcttGCACAGATATCTTCATCGCGAGACAATGAATTCATGCCCATGCCCCACCCTGTCCCTGAATCCCTGAGCATGAGTAATTGTCAGGCCCAGTGAAATAATCGTAGCTTTCAACGCTAATGGAAGCCCTGCACATTCATTATTCAGTCCAGGAAACAGAGTGCTGCAAAGTGTCAAGGGACCTATGAGTTATTGTTCGCCGTGAACTACCCTTAGACTACGAGGGAAGTGACAGAAGCCCACTGCAcgctctcctcctctgtccccCATCCCTTTACGTCTCCTTGGCGTCCCTCTTCCCATCTGCACCAGGGAGACAGGCACCACACAGAGAACCTGAGATTGTATCACAGCTGTGGCTGTGGGTCAGACGGGCCGGTGATGGGTGTACTGTGACGCTGCCGACAGAATGACAGACGGTCTGGGCTCTCTTGCGTCACTGCAGCGCTTGACCATCGACAGTCATGACTGGTGGAGAAAGGCTTTCCCCGGTGTTACAGCCCTCCCGGGACTGCTGTGGGATTTACGAGGAAAGCAGAGGGAGGAATGTGGcaggagggggagaggaggagggagggggtcaCTCAGAGGTTCGCTGACCTGCAGATAACACATGGCAAGAAACAGATAGGTTTGATATGTGAACATGCCCGCACTTGTGCTCGAGGGAAAGGGACACCGGGAGCCGTGCTGCTGCCGCAGACTGAGCCAGTATATACAGTCACTCCACACTCCTAAAAAGCAACACACATCAGACAGAATCCCAGCAATGCACTTAAGCCTTCTTCATTTCCTATGTCTAGACCTTAGAAGTCGTGCTGTTACTCAGCTTTAAAGTGAAAGTGAAGGAAGAGaagcagggtttttttttttcatatcagGACTACTGAACAAGCAGAGACAGAACATTGCCACACTGATGTACAGTGCAAATTAATTCAAACTTAAAATACTTGAAAGCAtcatttgcatattcatatataCTTGTATTTATTTAGTAAGCCTGTTTAGGATCCCTAACTATCTGCATTTCTGGGACACAAACTGTGCAATGTGCAAAGGctaatttgtttttaacagcTCTTAAAAccagatgggggggggggaacccaCCTCCAAAAGGACCTACTTATTCGTCTACCATGTTATTTCTTGAGATTCTAGGACTTGGAAATGCTTCTCTACTCGTGCACAACCAagggatttttgtttttgttccctCTGCTCTTCCACTGCTGTCAGTCGGCATCGCAGAATCATACACAGGCTGGGAATTGAACAAATCATTCTGCTGatggcaacaaaaaaacatccaaattgGCAAAGCAGAAGTGAGGGCTACATGAGCAATATGACCACATCAGAATCATTTCACCTGTCTGTCTAAGAGAAGTTGTATTCCCATCTATCCCCTACACGTTATTAGATATTAAAAGATATACTAGTGTGGGTGGGGTTAGTGAAGTTCACTATGTCTCCCTTCAGGCTATAACATAACATGAAAATCAGCATGAAGATAACAGCTTCAGAGCTGCAGGCGTTTAATGCATACATTAGCAGACCTCTAGTTTACGGGGTGTAATTCAGTATTCTTGTCTGCGTCTATCTTTTTGACTCAGGCAATTTAGCATGCCAGcatgttgctataaaaatgacCCAATTAATTTGATTAGCAAACTAAGGTTCAAGATACAGAGTGCGAAAACATGAGTGGAATGGGAAagaggagtgggggggggggggagatgctAATGAGTTATGAGTTAATGAGATATGGAgtttgtgtgcattcatgttaCAATTAGTTTAGCAAAAGCCTTGGATGAGGAAGAAACAAACAGGAGTTGACTTTGTTGTGCCCCAGGTGTTTGTGGGAACATCATGAAAATACGTAGCAGCAGAAAGTATTTAAGAATACAAAACAGGAGCGTGAACTAGTCGACACAAGGTATGTCACGAGTCCATATGTTGCTGAGATATGGAGGAAAGCTCTGTGGACAgtgtgttaaaggaacacgccgacttattgggactttagcttattcaccgtaacccccagagttagacaagtccatacatacccttctcatctccgtgcgtgttgtaactctgtctgacgcccccagcgctaactaagcctagcacagatcctggaggtaaccggttccaactagcctactgctcccaataagtgacaaaataacgccaacatgttcctgtttacatgttgtgatttgtagagtcacagggtgtacaaagaACAAAAATTGTTTGTTTCAGGATCTTTTTGCCTTCAGTCTGGTTATCAGCAGTGAATCATATGATCAGTCGGAGAGAGGTGACTAACTCTGCACGGTGAATTCCATTATTGGGGCATAAATAGTTGCCTTGTCTGtatatgttttgggtcattgttaaaaaaaacgaaCTGGGGATGTAAAAAGTCCTACACTGTTGCCCAATATGGACATTAACACTCACATATATACTTAAAGCTGGAAGTCAGCACTTAAACCCCACAGTTATACTTTTATTTCAAATCCAATGTAATGGAGTACGCTACAGAGccaaaacaataaaagaaaaggtgCTGATTCTACTTAGTGCTTAATGACTTCATGGTGATCAATTAGAAATAGAATTAAAAAAGGTAGGCAAATGTTTTGCACTAATTTTGGGCGAACTGGGTTCAGGCACCCATCCCTGCCTGCCTTCGCCTCATTGACACGGATATTTCGCAGACACGAAatataatttgtttaaaatggtgACATTACTTCCAAAGTATTTCTGCCCCAGGTATCAATTATCATAATGGCTGCCTTTGCCAATACCACACAATCCTCTCTCAtaacacagacaccacacacacgcgcgcgcacacacacacacacacgcacaaaagacaaacacacacacacacacacacacacacacaaaacgcgGTGCGGTGCACTTGCTCCGCTCCTCTCTGAACCCTCCTTTCCACGATCCGCCCACCATCTCGGGACTGGAGTCACGTGTCTCACCGCCTAGTGTCTCTCTGCTAGCCGACACCACCACAAACTCACCCAGCGCCcggtggagagagaaaggacGATGAGAGACGGAGAGGTGCACACGGACAGAAAGCGCCATACGACGCCAGTGGGCGATAATGGAGAACGTTCAATAGAGGCTATCCGCTGTGGTGATCCGAGATTCTATGTTTCCCGCAGAGGAGGGATGTGACAAGGCATCGGAACAGGACGGGAGATGAGAAGCACACTGTTTCCGAGACCCTCTTCTTCCTGTGATCTCAAACAGTTCGCCTGTGAGCCGCGGCGCTTGGGGGGGTGTACGGGACACGGGGCGCACGGCTCACAGCCGCTCCAGCTCAACTGTGGTCTGAAGAAAATTCATCCTTGCTGTCTTATTTGAACCTGCCAGAGCGCTGTGGGTCCCCGGAGGGGAAGGCTGGTCTTCACCATGAGGGCTGTTTCTGCAAACTTGTTCGCTCTTCTTTTCCTGTGCGCCCTTGCGAGTGTTTTCTATGTCTGGAGCGCACTGGAGAGCCGTTTGGAGCGACACAAACGGGGGTTCTCAGTACCGGGCGGGGGGGCTTTTTACCAAGGTCTCCCAGCGGACCTCTCCGCCAAAACTTTCCGGGCATTGCTCGCTGTCCCAGCGGCACAAAGACCGCACTCGGTGGCCAGACTTGAGGCTCGAAACCTCACTGATCAAACTGCCTCTGCAGGAAACCGAGATTACCATGTGAATGGGGATAACAAGAGGTCAGCGCTGCGGGAGGGCCCGGTCAAGTCAGGCTCCCCGGTGGAGGATGGGATATTTTGGAGTGAATGGCTGGAGGGTCTCCTTCCCGCGGGCTTCACGGAGGACTATGCCCAGGCTTGGCGAGAGAGAGCCAGGGCACACAGAATAGTGAAGCTGGAGCCTGGATGCGGCAGGATATCCAATCAGCTCGCCACTTTTGCAGATGGGACCAAAGCGTGTGTGCGTTACGGGATAAACGCGGATCAGGTGCAAGGAGAAACTTTGACGTACTACCTTGCCAGTTTGCTGGGCATCACAAACCTGCCCCCTCTCATACTGTCCCAGCTGAACAGTGACAGTGAACAATGGGCGGCTGTGAGGACGCGCATAGGTGGCTTACAGTGGAGCGACCGGGCCGTGGTGTCTCTCACCGAGTGGGTCTCCAACCTGACCGGGGTGGTCACACCGGCGCCGCTTAGACAGGAGAGCAGCGGGCTGCATCCTGTGCTCGGGGAGCTCCGGGACAAGACGACGGCGGAGCTGCTGGAGCTCATGCAGTGGACCGACCTGATTGTATTCGACTACCTGACGGCAAACTTCGACAGACTCGTCAGCAATCTGTTCAGCCTGCAGTGGGACTCGCGCGTAATGGAGAGGGACACCAACAACCTCCTCAGAACGCCCCGCGGTGACCTCGTATTCATAGACAACGAGGCCGGACTCGTGCACGGCTTTCGGGTGTTAAACATGTGGGAGAAATATCACAACACGGTACTGGGCTCCGTGTGCGTGTTCAGAAAGAGGACCGCGCAGCGCGTGGCGGAGCTGCACAGGCGCAGAGACGCTAGGAAAAGGCTGCTGGAGCTCTACAGAGACAGCGAGCCTTTGTCTCTGGAATTGGGATTTCTTTCGGACGAGCACGCCGGTGTCCTCCAGGACAGGATAGGCAGATTGCACAAACACATTTTGCACTGCAAAGGGAAGTACGGCCAGCTGTGAACATTCAGCACGCACAGGTGACGGGTTTGTTGTCTCCACGGTATAATGGGCTCTGCAAACGCGATCGGCACACCTGTGCTCAACTGATGCGCATTACACAAAACTCTCTTGAATATCCAGCTGAACTACCTCTTGTGAATAGAAATGGGTCGCCTACTTTATAAATAAGTACATTTGACATGTGTTTCTAAGCTCCCTGTTGAGATTTCCACTGTATGCCTCACAGAGAGGAATGACCAGTCTATTCCGACTTACTTTCACCCCATGATGCTCACCCCACCGAATGGTATTACATGTAAAGCGTACAGGCTATATTTGCGATTAGGGTATCATAACGCAGCCCTTCATGTGTATTTGGATTCCTGCCTTTTGTTCAAAAATCCTAGTGATAAACTCCTAAGCCTTAACATAAGTTCTTGAATACTGTATTTCTGTTGACATCTGGCtcgcatttttattttttatttttttttagaaactcGTTTGCACAGTGCATTGTCATCGCAGCACCTGCACTCCTGTAATTGTGTTTGCATTGCATATTCAGCCTTAAAGTCACAGGTGTATCATACCCATTGTACATGTTGTAAGTAGGTTGTAAATATTGTCTGCCAACCTGTTTTGGAAACTTGATGCTCCACTAATTTAACGTGcattgtaacattccaaaatctctTGTCCTTTTTGATAAATACactgtaatttaatttaactgCGTGTTTCGTATGCAGTTTGTGCTTAACTGCCTTATTAGAGTGCATCAAATATTTACCTAGTCTGCCTCTGTACTTGCCCATTACAGTGCTCTCATTTGTGCTGTAGAAACATATCTCGTACTGGCACACTGTTCCCCAGGAGCCATTATTTCAACCACTGGCACGCTACAACAGGAATCTCTAATCCCCTTCATAATCTCACCCAGAATGATAAAGTGAAGGAGACAACGGACATCATTTGATATCCTTTCAAAAGGGTTTTACTGTTCCCTTTCTATATGAAAATCTGCTTTTCATATTTGTCCCTCTGGTAATATTAAACGGTCAACCTACGGCCAAGGCTGGATGGCATATTTGGTTAATTTGATTCAGATAAAAAGTAAGAAAACTCCCTTTGTGGGTGTATGTGCTGCTGAGAGGCCAAGCCCACAATTAATGAGTGCACCGCTCTCAGAGGAGAGCCtagtttacagtttttcaaaggTTGAATTTGTAACTGTGAAAGGTATTAAAGAGAAAAAGTACAGCCTGGAGGTCAGCTGCATTATTTTGCCTCATTCTTTCACTTCACATAACCCCATCTTTTCTACCCTTTTAAAGAAGAATCCTCTCCTTATTAGTTCCACTGTGGGCGCAGCTCTGTGTCTGATTTCTGGTTCTAGACTTACGAGCACATTAGAGGGAAAGCCAACGATTCAACTTTTGAAGGCCTAATTCATACCAGCCTCTCACTGTTCTGCACGTCATCTGGTTTcttttacagcttttttttttgtatgtatggCCAACTCCAGGGCACACCACTACTGTTAAGTACATCTCCATAGAATGGGATGAGTGCATCTTGTTCTAATAGTGGCTCGATTTGTACTCGCACTTCATTTCATGGCTTACAGCACGTGTGTCAGTATCAGTGATTTATGTTTCTCCCTACTAGGTCACTGCATAAGTGGCAGAGAAGCAGCAGAGGTTTAAGCAGGTGTAACTGGAGGCTTTTTCCAGACTAACTGCCTGCTGCAGCTCTAATAGGGACTTGGGGATCAATATGTGCACTGCCTGCTGTATAGGCGAAAGCAGGTCATGTTAATGCGCTGGGTGTACGGGTTAGTATGTAAACGGGTGTGTGTtttggaggggggtgggggttgcaGCTGGGCATCACGCTCTAAGCATGTCTGTTAATGCCAAACACTGCAAAGAGATTTACGACAGGCTGCAGACACCAGGGATTAAACACAATGCTAAACTGAGGTCTGCAGGTCTTCTGCCTCCCTTCCCTCTGtatttcacacaaaaacacgTTCTTCCCGCTACGCATTTGTCTTCGCTGTTAACATCACCGTCAACTTCATTTGGTTAGCTAAATAGAAGAttcccatttctttttttttttgggacattcCTCtgcagaagaaagccatttttttaaaccagggaCCATGCCAGCTGTAATCACACTAATGGTGAAAATCAAAGAGGTTTTTGAATCACCCTTTTAACTGTTCACATATGTTCCGACCTTACTCTCCCTGCCTGGCTTATTTCAGATCACCACAAAAACTCTTTCAAGTCCCCcacccaccttttttttttttccacccagAGGCAACGGAATCTTCATGCACATAACTTTGTGACATGGTCTAATAAGTGCAGCTTGTCCTAGCTCGTGGCAACAGCACAGTAGGCTATTTGGCATGTATATGGCAGTTAGTTATGCCCTTATACGTGCCAGTTGTGTGTGGTTCCTTCCAGATGGGCTTGTTTTCTGTGTCAGTAGGCTGAATCACATGCTCAGACAGTCATACTAGCCAGGGGCCCGCAGCAGGCCCGAACACAGTCCCCAGGTACTCAAGCCGATCTTTTTCTTCGTGCACATTGCAAACATTCCAGAGGAGCTCAGGGAGGATCATCTCCAtggacacacaaatgcacacagacacttCTCAGGGAGGCGAGTGGAAGGAGTCCCAGCTGTGTACATAAACCGTTGTCAAAGTTGGCTGAGATCCTATATcctcatttataaaaacaacaataaagtcAGGTTTATCAGTGGGTCATATTAAAAGAAAGTTATCCACATTGAAGCAACATTTTAAAGTCACAATGCAAAGTTTTGGGAAATGCTTTATTACTGTTTCTTACTGAGAAGTAGACGATAAGATCAGAACCCCATGTAAAACTGCTCgttttttttacacttgttGTCTTCGTAAGTGTAAAAATGAgttatagagagccgaagtcacgccccttccggtggacctcatgggaccttaactcgCAAagaatatgaacggtagtgaacggggaacgtttgaattgagccacggattacaaatatgatgttcgtcaatttaaaagatcatt
Proteins encoded in this window:
- the fjx1 gene encoding four-jointed box protein 1 — translated: MRAVSANLFALLFLCALASVFYVWSALESRLERHKRGFSVPGGGAFYQGLPADLSAKTFRALLAVPAAQRPHSVARLEARNLTDQTASAGNRDYHVNGDNKRSALREGPVKSGSPVEDGIFWSEWLEGLLPAGFTEDYAQAWRERARAHRIVKLEPGCGRISNQLATFADGTKACVRYGINADQVQGETLTYYLASLLGITNLPPLILSQLNSDSEQWAAVRTRIGGLQWSDRAVVSLTEWVSNLTGVVTPAPLRQESSGLHPVLGELRDKTTAELLELMQWTDLIVFDYLTANFDRLVSNLFSLQWDSRVMERDTNNLLRTPRGDLVFIDNEAGLVHGFRVLNMWEKYHNTVLGSVCVFRKRTAQRVAELHRRRDARKRLLELYRDSEPLSLELGFLSDEHAGVLQDRIGRLHKHILHCKGKYGQL